A stretch of Electrophorus electricus isolate fEleEle1 chromosome 3, fEleEle1.pri, whole genome shotgun sequence DNA encodes these proteins:
- the LOC113589592 gene encoding potassium voltage-gated channel subfamily A member 2 — MTVATGDPSDEALAHHGHPQDYDAEPEQEGCRRVVINVSGLRFETQLKTLSKFPKTLLGDPKKRMRYFDPLRNEYFFDRNRPSFDAILYYYQSGGRLRRPVNVTLDIFSEEIRFYQLGEEAIEMFREDEGFIKEEERPLPDNEFQKQVWLLFEYPESSGPARIIAIISVMVILISIVSFCLETLPIFRIDEAEMQKVRNYNANSTTDYTSTYFTDPFFILETLCIIWFSFEFLVRFFACPSKASFFVNIMNMIDVVAIIPYFITLGTELAEKAEDGQQGQQAMSLAILRVIRLVRVFRIFKLSRHSKGLQILGQTLKASMRELGLLIFFLFIGVILFSSAVYFAEADEPESQFYSIPDAFWWAVVSMTTVGYGDMVPTTIGGKIVGSLCAIAGVLTIALPVPVIVSNFNYFYNRETEGEEQAQYLQVNVPNIDSQEELNRSQIGSTISKSDYMEIQEGVNNSNEDLQGEDLKKGNCTLASTNYVNIKKMLTDV; from the coding sequence ATGACGGTGGCCACGGGTGACCCCTCAGATGAGGCGTTGGCCCACCATGGTCACCCTCAGGACTATGATGCAGAGCCTGAGCAAGAGGGTTGCAGGAGAGTTGTCATCAACGTTTCAGGCCTGCGCTTCGAGACACAGCTCAAGACCCTCTCAAAGTTTCCGAAGACTTTGCTCGGAGACCCAAAAAAGCGGATGAGATACTTTGATCCTTTAAGGAATGAATATTTTTTTGATAGGAACCGGCCGAGCTTTGACGCCATCCTCTACTACTATCAGTCTGGAGGTAGACTACGTCGGCCTGTAAATGTGACTCTGGATATATTCTCGGAGGAAATTCGGTTTTATCAACTTGGAGAAGAAGCTATTGAGATGTTCAGGGAGGATGAAGGTTTCATCAAAGAAGAGGAGAGGCCATTGCCTGATAATGAGTTTCAAAAGCAGGTCTGGCTTCTTTTTGAGTATCCAGAAAGTTCAGGTCCAGCCAGGATTATAGCCATTATATCTGTTATGGTGATTCTTATATCTATAGTCAGCTTCTGTTTGGAGACTTTACCTATCTTCCGCATTGATGAGGCGGAGATGCAAAAAGTCCGCAATTACAATGCCAACTCCACCACCGACTACACATCCACCTATTTCACTGACCCTTTCTTTATCCTGGAGACACTCTGCATAATCTGGTTCTCCTTTGAATTCCTGGTTCGGTTCTTTGCCTGCCCCAGTAAAGCCAGTTTCTTTGTGAACATCATGAATATGATTGATGTGGTGGCCATTATCCCCTATTTCATCACACTAGGAACAGAACTGGCTGAGAAAGCGGAAGATGGTCAGCAGGGGCAGCAGGCCATGTCTTTAGCCATTCTGAGAGTCATCCGACTGGTGAGGGTCTTCAGGATCTTCAAACTTTCCCGCCACTCCAAAGGACTCCAGATTCTGGGGCAGACCCTGAAAGCTAGTATGAGGGAGCTCGGCTTGCTCATCTTCTTCCTTTTCATTGGAGTCATCCTCTTCTCTAGTGCTGTCTACTTTGCCGAGGCAGACGAGCCTGAGTCCCAGTTCTACAGCATCCCTGATGCCTTCTGGTGGGCTGTGGTTTCTATGACGACTGTTGGCTATGGAGACATGGTACCCACTACCATCGGTGGGAAGATTGTCGGCTCTCTCTGTGCCATTGCTGGTGTGCTAACCATCGCCTTGCCTGTGCCTGTCATTGTTTCAAACTTCAACTACTTCTACAACCGTGAGACGGAGGGTGAAGAGCAGGCACAGTATCTGCAGGTTAATGTCCCCAACATTGATTCTCAAGAGGAACTGAATAGAAGTCAGATTGGTTCCACCATCAGCAAATCTGACTATATGGAGATACAGGAAGGGGTCAACAACAGCAATGAGGACCTGCAGGGAGAGGACCTCAAAAAAGGCAACTGCACTCTGGCCAGCACAAACTATGTCAATATCAAAAAAATGTTGACAGATGTTTAA